Within Halanaerobiales bacterium, the genomic segment GTAGTAGATGTCTGGAAAAATTCAATTATCCTATTGATATAGATATTGAAAAAGAAATTGATAATGAAGATATTGAAAATTTAGCAAATGTAAAGATTGATCAAATTCTAAAAAATAATATTTTCTTAAATATTCCTATAAAACCTCTTTGTGATGAAAATTGTAAGGGTTTATGTCCAGAATGTGGGCAAAATTTAAATGAAGAGGAATGTGATTGTGATACTGAAATAGTTGATCCTAGATTAGCTGATCTAGAGAATTTTTTTGATGAAGATTAAATAAAGACTTATAGATTGATTAATTGTTTAAGGAGGTGGATAAATATGGCTGTACCAAAGAAGAGAACTTCTAAAATGAAAAAAAGAAAGAGACGTACACACTGGAAGTTAAAAGAGCCAACATTAGTTGAGTGCTCTAATTGCCATGAAAAGATTTTACCACACAGGGTATGTCCTGAATGTGGATATTATAAGGGAGAACAGGTAGTTTAATAACCTAGATTTAAAAGAGTAGTCTGAAATGACTACTCTTTTTTATTTGCAATTATCTTTATGCTAATATATAATATTAGAAGTAGATATTATGAGCTGGTCTTAATTAATATAAATTCTGCTAAAAGGTGATTATATGAGGAAAGCAAGAAAAAAGAAAAGACAGAAAATGTTAAAAAATCTTATTGAAAAAGATCCTTTTTTAACTGATGAAGAATTAGCAGATAAATTTGAAGTTAGTATTCAGACAATAAGATTAGATAGAATGGAAATGGGAATTCCAGAAATGCGAGAGAGAACAAAAAATCTTGCCCAAAATGCTTATCAGAGATTAACTTCAGTAACTGAAGGTGAAGTTATTGGGGAGTTAATAGAGTTGGAGTTAAATAAATATGCAGAATCTTATTTAAGAGCTACAGAAGATATGGCTTTAAAGAAAACTCCTATTATTAGAGGTCACCATATTTTTGCTCAGGCTAATTCTCTCGCTGTGGCAGCTATTGATGCTGAAATTGTATTAACCGGTTCATCTGAAGTTAAATTTCAAAAAATAGCAAAAGTGG encodes:
- a CDS encoding DUF177 domain-containing protein, which gives rise to MRIELANFSLDLSNMDEIGSIKEINVNLVFQDLKFRSQEIGVPEPLHLDAKIYNTDKSFVLEGNLAGNIILRCSRCLEKFNYPIDIDIEKEIDNEDIENLANVKIDQILKNNIFLNIPIKPLCDENCKGLCPECGQNLNEEECDCDTEIVDPRLADLENFFDED
- the rpmF gene encoding 50S ribosomal protein L32, which gives rise to MAVPKKRTSKMKKRKRRTHWKLKEPTLVECSNCHEKILPHRVCPECGYYKGEQVV
- the fapR gene encoding transcription factor FapR, with the protein product MRKARKKKRQKMLKNLIEKDPFLTDEELADKFEVSIQTIRLDRMEMGIPEMRERTKNLAQNAYQRLTSVTEGEVIGELIELELNKYAESYLRATEDMALKKTPIIRGHHIFAQANSLAVAAIDAEIVLTGSSEVKFQKIAKVGEILKAKAYVRKYKKNKYYIDVNTYSDEDEIFSSSFVMFAKKKGEIQE